The genomic DNA GGGCTGATAATGCACAAAATTCTTGCTCAGTTCTCTTTGCACAAGAAAAGCTGTATAAGTGATTTTAGCTGACTTCTGTGTGATTAATGACTATAGATGACTATATTTGTCTATAAATTCGGCGAAGTTTACCAATAATAGTAAGTGCAACAGTCACTTTGTGAATAAATTAAAGACTTGACTCTCCAGCCAACTGGATATTTAAAAATGAAATTAGGAAATATTTAGATGATCCCTATGAAACATTTTACTCTGAAAAACAGCTTTTTGTCATTGACCTTAGTAGCGATCGCCTCCGTTTCTAGCAGCTTCTTAACAGCTTGTTCTACAACTGCTACGGATACTAGCGATAAGCAAACTATGAACCATGGTAGTGGTTCAATGCCTCATGAGCATAGTAATGGTATGAACCACGATATGGATTTAGGCCCAGCCGATGCTAATTATGATTTGCGGTTTATAGATGCCATGATTCCGCACCATCAAGGCGCAACGGTAATGGCAAAAGAAGCACAGCAAAAATCTCAACGCCCTGAAATCAAAAAATTAGCAGCCGAAATTATCAAAGCCCAAAACCAAGAAATTACCCAGATGCAACAGTGGCGTGCAGCTTGGTATCCCAAAGCGGGAGATAAACCAATGGCTTATGATGCCAAAATGGGTCATGACATGGAGATGTCCTCTGAGCAAAAGCAAGCCATGATGATGAACATGGACTTAGGTGCAGCTGATACAGAATTTGACCTGCGCTTTATTAATGCAATGATTCCTCACCATGAAGCGGCTGTAGTTATGGGGAAAGATGCCTTACAAAAGTCTCAACGTCCTGAAATTAAAAAATTAGCAGCCGAAATTATCAAAGCCCAAGACACAGAGATTAAGCAAATGAAACAGTGGCGTAAAGCTTGGTATAACAAGTAGTCTCAATTTTCAATATAAACAAAATACCCACAGTAAAATAGTCATAAGAATTAAGTGGAACATCAGAGACAATTTTCCTATAAACTCGTCATACTGAAGTAGAGAGAATCAATAACTCCCTCTCAAGTTGGCATGAAGGTGATTAAACAAACATGAGACGTAAATCAACAGGTAGAACACCTACTACTTCTAAACCCTCCGCTTTCCAATCTCCTCTATTTAATTTCACCACTATTGCAATTTTGGGAGGGGTGCTAATTTTAGGGATCGGAATTGGTATTGCTTTTAGTTCTACAGCTACTTTGAGTCCATCTAATGTGGCTTCCCGTGATTTTATTGATACTAAAGCACCAAACCCAGAAATTTGTGTCCAGTATGGTGCTAGTGCAATGGTGATGGATGCAAGGTTGTTTGTAACTCTCAACCCTTTTAATGTTTATGTTGCCCAGCCTAATATTCGTCCTGGATGTGTATTGCGTACAAACAACTGGGCTATTTTGGAAAATAAAAGACTTATTACCTCGGATCAGGTGCGAGAGTGTAAAAACCGCCTCAATACTTTTGGCTTTACTGGCGATTTAGATAGTGAGAAGCCAGATATTAGGTGTATATATCAGAATGAATCTGCTCAAAATTTCTTCTTATCTCAACCAGGTGCAGTCGGTCCTACTCAGGATACAGAAAGATTTTAAGCCTTTGATGATTTAGGAGTCAGAAGTTATAAGTACCTGAAAAAAATCAATTAAACATTTTTGGGAAAAACAGAAATCTCTGTTTTGCTCATTTATTTCCCGTTTCCTGTTCCTTGTTTTTATTTGATAATTGGTAGTGGTTGACCAAATTCAATAATAGGAATTTCAAGGATTTGGTTATTGTTGTTCTGAGGATTGGGAAAATTAGGAGGATAGTTAGGAAGTGTCACCATATTATTATTCTCAGCAGAATTAGGGGGAATAATATTTAAGTTAGATAGTTGAGTTGTGTTCTGAGAATTAGGTGGTGGTACGATGACGAAAGGCTGTGGATTTGAGGGTAAATTGGTGGATGGTGGTGGGAGAGTCATCATTGGGTCAGATGATGGGGGGTTGATGAGATTGGTATTATGATTTGGAGGAGGTGAACTTAATACCCAGCGCGTGGGGTTTTGGGAAGAAAGCGATTGTAATTTGACTTGGTTGACATCAATAAAAGTTCCCGGTTCTAAGTCTATGACTATGCGGGTAATGTTGGATGTGAATTGGGAAACACGCACTTTTTGCATGGTTGCAGGATAGGTTTTTTTGGTTTCAACTTTACCTAATTGGGTGTTGGGTAAGTCTACTACTAAGCGTGGGGGTTGATTGAGGTAGAAATATTCGGGTTTGGTGGCTGCGGAAAGGGTGATTTCTAATTTTTGAGATTTAGGGTTAAACTGCCATTGATTGAGTTTTACAGTAGTTGCTGCCAGAGTAAATTCAGAGTTGAGGTTAATTACTGCATATAAGCTTAATACGCTGACTTGTAATAAATTAAATGGTAAAAGCTTCCTGATTTGAAGTTTTTTGCTCATAATCTTAATGGTTTTGTATTTGGGAAATTGGTTTTTTCTTGGTTTGCGGTAAGGCTGTAAATTCTAAGGTTTTAGGTATGTTGTTGATTTTGATTTGTCCAGGTATATATTCTTGAGTCAGTTGTGACATTTGGATGGTGATTGGTTGGATTTGATGATTCTGGACACTAGAATTTTGACAGAAAATACCAGTGTTAATGTTTCCTGATAGTGTTAATTTTTGATCTTTGAATTTACCTGTGAGGTTAAGGGGTGTTTTTGTGGCTGCGTTGGTTTTAATTGGTAATAGGGCGGCATTGATGTAAATGCCAGATTGTTGAATTTTTAAGATTAGTTTGTTTGTTTTTTGACAATTTGGCAAGTTTTGGTTTATCTGAAGATGATAGCGGGTGTGTATCAGGGAAGTAGCACGGAGATGATTTTCGCCGTAAGCGGTGACGGTTTTGAATAATACTAAAGCTGAGGCGATCGCTATTCCAGAAGTTGCTAAAAATTTAAAGTTGAAGTCATTCATGATTAGTGATTAGTTATTACTTATTCCTCATTCTCTATTCCCTATTCCCTGCTATGAATTATTTCTTGTTTGTTAACTTCTAGTAGTAGAGAACTCAGATGAGCGGTAACTTGACTGTAACGACGGGTGATAAGTAGAGAAGAACGACATTTGATTGCTAGTTCGTCGGTGTATCTGCCTAAAGTTTGTCTTTCAATACCCCAAGCGCGACTTGTACCAGCAATGGTTAGATCAACTTGTTCGGAAGTTTCCACTACAGCTTGCATGATTTCTGGTTCGTTAATAGTTTTGATTTCTATGCGATCACGTACACTTTTTGGTAATTTCTCAATCATGGCTTGGAGTTCATAACTCAATTCTTCTTGGCCATTATTTGCTGTTAAGACTTGCAAAATTTGCAACATACAAGTATCACGATTGATCAATAATCTTAAGGCTAAAATCAATGCCAAATCATCATGGATATTGGCGGAGTAAGGAACTAATAGACTTTCTAGGTGATCGCTACCTTTATCTATAAACACGGCTACATCTACGGGGGCAGTGGTGAGAATTTGTCCAACTCTTCCACCCAAACGATTATTACTAAAAGCTGGCCGATGCCATCCTACTAATATTAAATCTGGTTGTTCTATTTGGGCAATTTGGGCAGTTTCTCTGGCCACGTTACTGGAAATCCGCACGATAGGATGTATGTAAGAACCAGTGATGAAGGGTTCTAAAGTATTAATCAATTCTTCCAATTCCTGGCGACGTTCGATAATGAGGCGGTTTGCTTCTGCTGGTGTACTTTCAAAACCATAGTTTTCTTCTAATTCTATTAAGCTGAGAGGATTGATAATTGCCGGTTGTCGGTAGTTAATAGCTATAGCTACAGCTAATTCTAGTAACCCTTTTTGTGTACTGGGGTTAGCAACAGGGACTAAAATTCGATAGGGACTAGCAAAAGATTCTACGGTTTCTATTACTTCTGTATTTATTTCTTCTTCTGGTTCTGGTTCAACTACATCTAAGACATCTAATTTGATTAATCGTTTTGGATATGTCCATTCTAATAATGGTGATGTCATAAACGTTGTCACCAAAGCCATCACAACTAACATGGTAAATAGTAAAGGTGAAATTACTCCTAACTCTAGACCAATATTTAAAACAATTAATTCTGTTAAACCGCGAGTATTCATTAACCAACCCAGGGCTGATGCTTCTCGTTTGTTAATACCACTGATGCGGGCGGCAACATAAGCACCAAAATATTTACCAGCAATTGCGACTGCTAAAACTAATCCACATAGTAACCATAATTCTGGACGGTTAAGTAAACCAATTTGTGTTCTTAAACCACTGTAGGCAAAAAATACAGGTAGGAGAAATATTAAAACAAAATCCTCAGTTTTTACGGCTATTTCTCTAATTAATTCGGCATTTTTGGGCATGACTGCACCTAATAAAAATGCTCCAAAAATTAAGTGAATACCGATAAATTCTGTAATTAATGCAGAAGCAACAACTGCCATATAAATTATGGCTAAAACAAATTGGCTTAACTTTCCTGCCCGGCGATAATGTTTAAGGAGACGCTTGAGAAACCACCGCCCAACAGTGAACATTAAGGCAATATAAACAAGACTAGCAAAAATAGTGAGAATTGCTTGTTGATCAATGCTACCATTCCGAGCTACTGCGATCGCTACAGCTAAAATACACCATGCTGTCACATCATCAACGGCAGCGCAGGTTAAAGCTAATGTCCCTAAACGTGTTCCTTGTAAGTTATTTTCAGTGATAATTCTTGCCAAGACAGGAAATGCCGTGATTGACATTGCTGCACCTAAAAATAAAGCAAATGCGGTAAAAGATACACTTTCATTAGCAACTAAAGGATAAAGCAGTAAAGATAAAATTCCTGCTAAAGAAAAAGGTACAATTATGCTGATATTTGAAATTAGAATCGCTGCTGGTAAGTTACCGCTCAGATATTTAGGATTTAACTCCAAACCAATCAAAAACATAAAAAATATTAGTCCTACCTGAGATAAAACATTCAGGAAGGGAACAGCTTCTGGGGGAAACAGTGTAGCTGCTGCCTGGGGAGCAATTAAACCCAAGAATGATGGTCCTAACATGATGCCAGCAACAATCTCACCAATTACTAATGGTTGCTTAATTGCTCGAAATGCTAATCCTACTAATCTTGATATGCCAATCACAATTAGCACTTCCACCAGAACGATAATAACTGTGTGCATCGTTTTCTTACCTACTGCTATCCGGTTTCTCTAAGATAATTCTTTAAAGAATAGTAAAATGTCAACCCGATTAAAATATAATACAGGTTCATTACTATACTACTCTGTTAATAACCTCAATTTATTAAGTTGATATTTCAAAAGCTTAAAGGCTCAAGATAACAGATTTTTGTTTATTCTCAACTATCTATGTCTCTTTTATTAGCAGACAGTATTTAATTATATTCGCTGGATTAGCTTTTATTAATTATTGTTACTAATTTCCAGTAATTAATATTTTTATTGGTATGTTTTCAAATATTCAGGTAATAGGCAACCTAATTCTCAGTAATTCTTTGGGTTTAATGTTTATTTATTCAGCATTATATAAAGTGCTACGGGGGAAAGAATAAAGTTTATAGGCTTTATTGTGATTTTTCCCCCTTAACTTCAAACTATTGACAATGTTCCTGATCTTTGACTATTGGTGCAAGCAGAACTAAGATAACTACCAAAACTAAAAAGGCAACCGGGACAAGGAGGAATGAACACAAGAGAAACAATAAATTCTTCTTTGACTCCTGCGATTCCTGCGGAGAGCTTTGCTGTCGCTGCTTTATCATCTCTAATTCCTATTCTTAATCCTTTCAAGTGATTCTCTGGATGTTGCGAAGAAACTGGAATCTGTGTTGATAAACTGTCCACAGTGGAATTTGTGTTTACTGATGTATTTTTCTTCCAGGTGAGTCTAATTAAAAAAATCAGAACAAACTGTGATTATGAAAGGCAAATTAATTACCGTTTGCTTTGTCTAACCTATACCAATTCTGTATCAATATTTTCCAAAATTCATCAGGAAATAACCGTAAATAATACAAAGTAAACACACAGAAATAAATCAGGTTCAAAAAACTCGGTACAGTCTGACAAAGAGATGATATTTCCTGGTATGATTACAAGTTTAGAAGATATTCAGTTGATTGATCGTCAGTTTGCTGATCTTCCACTATCCATAACACTCTAATTTCGCAATTTGCAAAACTGACTAAAATGTAGGCACTTACAATTATTTGGAAATGACTTTGATTTTTATGCAACACCAAATAAAAAATCCCCCCAGTGATTAACCGAGGGATTCTGCAAGTCGGAATTATCGCACAAAGACATTCGCGCATCTAGAATAGCAACACAACTCTTGGGAAATCTGCCAAAATGCCAAAAATTGAGTGATGGCAAACTCTAAATACTAATTCCTAATACTAATTCCTATTATTTCTTGTGAACATAAGTAAGTCGGCAAGAAAAAACCAAGGTATGTAACAAAATGTAAAATTGCTCAAAACCTCTTCCCTCCTGCCTTGTCATCACGACAATTTTTAACGCTTACCTACTTAGTGCATGTATTCTACAGGGTCTTCTCTGCCTAGCTCACTAAAGGCAGCTAACCGCAACCGACAGGAATCACAAACACCACAAGCTTTTTCCCCACCAGCATAACAAGACCAGGTTAAATCCCAAGGTACACCCAACTGATTACCTAATTGGATAATTTCAGTTTTTTTCAAATCAATTAAGGGTGCAATAATTTTAATAGGTTGCCCTTCTCTTCCTTGTTTAGTTCCCAAACGGAAAACTTCCTGCATTGCTTGGATATAATCAGGGCGACAATCAGGATAACCAGAGTAATCCAACGCATTAACACCAATATATACCCGTTGTGCGCCAATAGTTTCAGCATAGCCCAAAGCAAAACTTAAAAAGATAGTATTCCGGGCAGGAACATAAGTTACAGGAATATTTTCAGACATTTCATCAAAAGAACGAGCTTGAGGAAGTGCAATCGCATTATCTGTCAAAGCTGAACCACCCCATAAACGTAAATCAAAATTTACTATTTGATGTTGAACAACTCCTACCGATTTAGCCACTAACATAGCTGACTGTAACTCTCTTTGGTGTCGCTGCTGATAATCAAAAGAAATTGCGTAACATTCACAACCATCAGCCTTAGCTTGATAGATAACAGTAGAAGAATCTAATCCTCCAGATAACAGAATTACAGCTTTCATCATGGAACAAAGTCTCAAAAAATCATTAACACCAATTTCAGCCAAAAGGTGAGACAATCAACAAAATGCAACAAACAGAAAATTAAATTCAAAATGGAAAAAGTGATTTACAGTATCCATAGCAACATTGTTACAGACAATTTTGTAGAAAACTACAATCATTGATAATTTTACTTAATCAAAAATGTAACTTATTTATCCCTGGACAATCAAGTAGTGGTTTAAATTACTAATTGCCTAAGTGACACCTGATAACTATCACATAGTTATTACAAGGATTGTCAAGTCAACCAAAAAACACAATATTTCATGTGTTAATTACAAACCACAGTGCAATTAATAACAATCTATCCAAAAGTTGACAATATAGTGGGAACTGAATGCAAACTTTGAAATTCTTCATAAATAGAACCACTATGTTACCATCTGGATGGTTTTAGACGGATTGCACCTGGTAATTCAGTATAAATGCCAACGACCGTAGCGTCTTTAAATTTGGTGGTTGAGGAGAAAATAATAGTGCAAAATAGCATGTCAGTGGCAGAACCAAATCTATATTCACAGCGTAACCAGCCACGAACAATCCGCATAGGCGTGATTGGTGTGGGTAACATGGGACAACATCACACCCGTGTACTAAGTTCAATGAAAGATGTTGAACTGGTAGGGGTTTCTGATATTAACGTGGAACGAGGCCTAGAAACTGCCAGTAAATACAAAGTCCGTTTTTTTGAAGACT from Okeanomitos corallinicola TIOX110 includes the following:
- a CDS encoding DUF305 domain-containing protein yields the protein MIPMKHFTLKNSFLSLTLVAIASVSSSFLTACSTTATDTSDKQTMNHGSGSMPHEHSNGMNHDMDLGPADANYDLRFIDAMIPHHQGATVMAKEAQQKSQRPEIKKLAAEIIKAQNQEITQMQQWRAAWYPKAGDKPMAYDAKMGHDMEMSSEQKQAMMMNMDLGAADTEFDLRFINAMIPHHEAAVVMGKDALQKSQRPEIKKLAAEIIKAQDTEIKQMKQWRKAWYNK
- a CDS encoding DUF3172 domain-containing protein — translated: MRRKSTGRTPTTSKPSAFQSPLFNFTTIAILGGVLILGIGIGIAFSSTATLSPSNVASRDFIDTKAPNPEICVQYGASAMVMDARLFVTLNPFNVYVAQPNIRPGCVLRTNNWAILENKRLITSDQVRECKNRLNTFGFTGDLDSEKPDIRCIYQNESAQNFFLSQPGAVGPTQDTERF
- a CDS encoding AMIN domain-containing protein; the encoded protein is MSKKLQIRKLLPFNLLQVSVLSLYAVINLNSEFTLAATTVKLNQWQFNPKSQKLEITLSAATKPEYFYLNQPPRLVVDLPNTQLGKVETKKTYPATMQKVRVSQFTSNITRIVIDLEPGTFIDVNQVKLQSLSSQNPTRWVLSSPPPNHNTNLINPPSSDPMMTLPPPSTNLPSNPQPFVIVPPPNSQNTTQLSNLNIIPPNSAENNNMVTLPNYPPNFPNPQNNNNQILEIPIIEFGQPLPIIK
- a CDS encoding cation:proton antiporter, which produces MHTVIIVLVEVLIVIGISRLVGLAFRAIKQPLVIGEIVAGIMLGPSFLGLIAPQAAATLFPPEAVPFLNVLSQVGLIFFMFLIGLELNPKYLSGNLPAAILISNISIIVPFSLAGILSLLLYPLVANESVSFTAFALFLGAAMSITAFPVLARIITENNLQGTRLGTLALTCAAVDDVTAWCILAVAIAVARNGSIDQQAILTIFASLVYIALMFTVGRWFLKRLLKHYRRAGKLSQFVLAIIYMAVVASALITEFIGIHLIFGAFLLGAVMPKNAELIREIAVKTEDFVLIFLLPVFFAYSGLRTQIGLLNRPELWLLCGLVLAVAIAGKYFGAYVAARISGINKREASALGWLMNTRGLTELIVLNIGLELGVISPLLFTMLVVMALVTTFMTSPLLEWTYPKRLIKLDVLDVVEPEPEEEINTEVIETVESFASPYRILVPVANPSTQKGLLELAVAIAINYRQPAIINPLSLIELEENYGFESTPAEANRLIIERRQELEELINTLEPFITGSYIHPIVRISSNVARETAQIAQIEQPDLILVGWHRPAFSNNRLGGRVGQILTTAPVDVAVFIDKGSDHLESLLVPYSANIHDDLALILALRLLINRDTCMLQILQVLTANNGQEELSYELQAMIEKLPKSVRDRIEIKTINEPEIMQAVVETSEQVDLTIAGTSRAWGIERQTLGRYTDELAIKCRSSLLITRRYSQVTAHLSSLLLEVNKQEIIHSRE
- the queC gene encoding 7-cyano-7-deazaguanine synthase QueC is translated as MKAVILLSGGLDSSTVIYQAKADGCECYAISFDYQQRHQRELQSAMLVAKSVGVVQHQIVNFDLRLWGGSALTDNAIALPQARSFDEMSENIPVTYVPARNTIFLSFALGYAETIGAQRVYIGVNALDYSGYPDCRPDYIQAMQEVFRLGTKQGREGQPIKIIAPLIDLKKTEIIQLGNQLGVPWDLTWSCYAGGEKACGVCDSCRLRLAAFSELGREDPVEYMH